In the Passer domesticus isolate bPasDom1 chromosome 4, bPasDom1.hap1, whole genome shotgun sequence genome, one interval contains:
- the LOC135299771 gene encoding splicing factor YJU2-like, which produces MAERKVLNKYYPPDFDPAKIPRLKLPKDRQYVVRLMAPFNMRCRTCGEYIYKGKKFNARKETVLNESYLGLPIFRFYIKCPRCLAEITFKTDPQNTDYAMEHGATRNFQAEKLLEEEEKRMQKEREEEELNNPMKVLENRIKESKLEMEILENLQELKELNQRQANVDFEAMLKQHKELEEEQRRKEQEEDEQEMKAMLEQAQNRRLLVDSDSDEEPAKRCPNPTAQTKPTAILQEGPQSKRPRTQSWERSVGKLSTRARLAGLVARRKQKPDPALDNGMETPGSTATTGSPPAAAAATSSLGLLGAYEDSEDSEDSASG; this is translated from the coding sequence ATGGCGGAACGGAAAGTGCTGAACAAATATTACCCCCCGGACTTCGATCCCGCCAAGATCCCGAGGCTGAAGCTCCCGAAGGACCGGCAGTACGTGGTGAGGCTGATGGCCCCCTTCAACATGCGGTGCAGGACGTGTGGGGAGTACATCTACAAGGGCAAGAAGTTCAACGCCCGCAAGGAGACGGTGCTGAACGAGTCCTACCTGGGGCTGCCCATCTTCCGCTTCTACATCAAGTGCCCGCGCTGCCTGGCTGAGATCACCTTCAAGACAGACCCCCAGAACACGGATTACGCCATGGAGCACGGCGCCACCAGGAACTTCCAGGCAGAGAAgctcctggaggaggaggagaagaggatgcagaaggagagggaagaggaggagctcAACAATCCCATGAAGGTCCTGGAGAACCGAATCAAGGAGTCCAAGCTGGAGATGGAGATCCTGGAGAAcctgcaggagctgaaggagctcaACCAGCGCCAGGCCAATGTGGATTTTGAGGCTATgctgaagcagcacaaggagctggaggaggagcagaggcgcaaggagcaggaggaggacgAGCAGGAGATGAaggccatgctggagcaggcccAGAACCGCCGGCTCCTGGTGGATTCTGACTCTGACGAGGAACCAGCAAAGCGCTGTCCAAATCCCACGGCCCAAACAAAACCCACGGCCATCCTGCAGGAGGGCCCCCAGAGCAAGAGGCCGAGGACGCAGAGCTGGGAGCGCAGCGTGGGCAAGCTCAGCACCAGGGCCCGGCTGGCCGGGCTGGTGGCCCGCAGGAAGCAGAAGCCAGATCCTGCCCTGGATAACGGGATGGAAACCCCAGGCAGCACGGCCACCACCGGCTcgcctccagcagcagcagcagccacgtCCTCGCTGGGTTTGCTGGGAGCCTATGAGGACAGCGAGGACAGCGAGGACAGCGCCAGCGgctga